Proteins co-encoded in one Neodiprion lecontei isolate iyNeoLeco1 chromosome 3, iyNeoLeco1.1, whole genome shotgun sequence genomic window:
- the LOC107226588 gene encoding stress-induced-phosphoprotein 1, whose product MEKVSALKDKGNAALQEGKYDEAVKYYTEAIALDGSNHVLYSNRSAAYAKAEKYEQALDDAAKTVELKPDWVKGYSRKGSALAYLGRLDESIKAYEEGLKLDPDNQQLREGLSEVQAQRSDANPFNAPDIFVKLRSDPRTRAYLDDPEYVKLIQELRSNPRVLGARLQDNRVLTTLSVLLGLNPGDMDEPMDVDPPKPTRETSQPTQEAKPEKKEDENLPEEKKAAKREKELGNEAYKKKNFEAALEHYNKAIELDPTDITYRNNVAAVYFEQKEYQKCIEQCEQAIEVGRENRADFKLIAKAFTRIGNAYKKLENWKQAKVYYEKSMSEHRTPEIKTLLSDIDKKIKEQERKAYIDPIKAEEEKELGNQKFKDGDYVGAVKHYSEAILRNPDEPKYYSNRAACYTKLVAFDLGLKDCEKCVEIDPKFIKGWIRKGKILQGMQQQGKALSAYQKALEIDPSNSEALDGYRSCTVAVSSNPEEVRKRAMADPEVQNILRDPAMRLILEQMQSDPKALQDHLKNPDIAAKIQKLLESGLVAIH is encoded by the exons ATGGAAAAG GTGTCAGCACTGAAAGACAAAGGCAACGCCGCGCTGCAAGAAGGTAAATATGATGAAGCGGTCAAGTATTACACTGAGGCAATCGCCTTGGACGGTAGCAACCACGTATTGTATAGCAACAGATCGGCTGCTTATGCCAAAGCTGAAAAGTACGAGCAGGCGCTAGACGATGCTGCGAAAACAGTAGAGCTAAAGCCTGACTGGGTTAAGGGCTACTCCAGAAAGGGTAGCGCCCTCGCGTACCTCGGTAGATTGGACGAATCGATAAAGGCTTACGAAGAGGGTCTCAAATTAGACCCTGATAATCAGCAGTTGAGGGAGGGCTTGTCCGAAGTGCAGGCGCAGAGGAGTGACGCAAATCCCTTCAACGCCCCAgatattttcgtaaaattgCGCAGCGATCCAAGGACTAGAGCGTACCTCGATGACCCCGAGTATGTCAAACTGATCCAGGAGCTCAGAAGTAACCCCAGGGTTCTAGGCGCTAGGTTGCAAGATAATCGAGTACTTACGACTTTGAGCGTACTTCTTGGACTGAATCCTGGAGACATGGACGAGCCTATGGATGTCGACCCTCCAAAGCCTACGAGAGAGACTTCGCAGCCTACACAGGAAGCAAAACCCGAGAAAAAAGAGGATGAGAATCTTCCTGAAGAGAAGAAGGCAGCCAAACGAGAAAAAGAGTTGGGAAACGAAGCatataagaagaaaaacttcGAGGCCGCCTTGGAACATTATAATAAAGCCATCGAGCTTGACCCTACGGATATTACGTATCGAAACAATGTCGCAGCAGTTTACTTTGAGCAAAAAGAGTACCAAAAATGTATAGAACAATGCGAACAGGCCATTGAAGTTGGTCGGGAAAATAGGGCGGATTTTAAACTTATAGCGAAGGCGTTCACTCGAATTGGGAATGCCTATAAGAAATTAGAGAATTGGAAACAAGCTAAAGTTTATTACGAAAAATCTATGTCCGAGCACAGAACACCCGAGATTAAAACCCTCCTGTCCGATatcgataagaaaattaagGAGCAGGAGAGAAAAGCTTATATTGACCCGATCAAAgctgaggaagaaaaagaacttGGCAACCAAAAGTTTAAGGACGGAGATTACGTTGGAGCAGTAAAACACTACTCAGAAGCCATTTTGAGAAACCCTGATGAGCCAAAATATTACAGTAACAGAGCAGCCTGTTATACTAAACTTGTAGCTTTTGACTTGGGGCTAAAAGACTGTGAGAAGTGCGTAGAAATTGACCCAAAATTCATCAAGGGATGGATAAGAAAGGGTAAAATCCTCCAAGGAATGCAGCAGCAAGGAAAAGCTCTGTCCGCTTATCAGAAAGCATTAGAAATAGACCCATCCAATAGCGAAGCGCTTGATGGCTACCGGTCCTGTACCGTCGCTGTTAGCTCCAATCCCGAGGAAGTCAGAAAGAGAGCCATGGCTGACCCGGAGGTTCAGAACATCCTCAGAGATCCTGCGATGCGTTTGATTCTTGAGCAAATGCAGAGCGATCCAAAAGCACTCCAAGA CCATCTGAAAAATCCTGACATTGcggcaaaaatacaaaagcTTCTTGAATCCGGACTTGTAGCAATACATTGA
- the LOC107226589 gene encoding protein mothers against dpp translates to MDDEEGSSSSGPMSSLNSLFSFTSPAVKKLLGWKQGDEEEKWAEKAVDSLVKKLKKRKGAIEELERALSCPGTPSKCVTIPRSLDGRLQVSHRKGLPHVIYCRVWRWPDLQSHHELKPLELCQYPFSAKQKEVCINPYHYKRVESPVLPPVLVPRHSEFAPGHSLLPFQQLPEPTMPHNVSYSSSGFNSGTGVGVNPTSPLSSVGSVPSPGSTTSPNPQSPYGSNGLPETPPPAYSPPEDGSQHGQSPPPDATAMDTGGSAEVAPVSYQEPPYWASIAYYELNCRVGEVFHCQSHSVIVDGFTNPSNNSDRFCLGQLSNVNRNSTIENTRRHIGKGVHLYYVGGEVYAECLSDSAIFVQSRNCNHHHGFHPSTVCKIPPGCSLKIFNNQEFAQLLSQSVNHGFEAVYELTKMCTIRMSFVKGWGAEYHRQDVTSTPCWIEAHLHGPLQWLDKVLTQMGSPHNAISSVS, encoded by the exons ATGGACGACGAGGAGGGTTCGTCGAGTTCGGGTCCGATGTCGTCCCTGAACAGTTTGTTCTCGTTCACGAGTCCGGCGGTAAAGAAACTGCTGGGATGGAAGCAGGGCGACGAGGAGGAAAAGTGGGCCGAGAAGGCGGTCGACTCGCTTGTGAAAAAACTGAAGAAACGAAAGGGCGCGATCGAGGAACTCGAGCGAGCTCTGAGCTGCCCTGGGACGCCGAGCAAGTGTGTGACGATACCTCGGAGCCTGGACGGTCGGCTCCAAGTCTCGCACCGGAAGGGTCTGCCGCACGTAATCTACTGTCGCGTGTGGCGGTGGCCGGATCTTCAGTCGCACCACGAGCTCAAGCCCCTCGAGCTCTGCCAGTACCCCTTCTCGGCGAAGCAGAAGGAGGTCTGCATCAACCCGTACCACTACAAACGCGTCGAGAGTCCGGTTCTCCCGCCCGTTCTGGTCCCCCGACACTCCGAGTTTGCCCCGGGCCACTCGCTCCTTCCCTTCCAGCAGCTTCCGGAGCCGACAATGCCGCACAACGTCTCCTACTCGTCGAGCGGCTTCAACTCGGGGACAGGCGTCGGCGTGAACCCGACGTCCCCGCTCTCCTCCGTCGGCTCGGTGCCCAGTCCGGGCAGCACGACATCGCCGAACCCGCAGAGCCCTTACGGTAGTAACGGCCTGCCGGAAACACCACCGCCGGCTTATTCCCCTCCGGAAGACGGCTCGCAACACGGACAGTCGCCGCCTCCTGACGCCACGGCGATGGATACGGGTGGCTCCGCCGAGGTAGCACCCGTTTCGTACCAGGAGCCACCCTATTGGGCATCGATAGCCTACTACGAGCTGAACTGCAGAGTCGGGGAGGTCTTCCACTGCCAGTCGCACTCCGTTATCGTCGACGGATTCACCAATCCCAGTAACAATTCGGATCGGTTTTGCCTTGGGCAGTTGTCGAATGTAAACAGAAATTCGACCATAGAGAACACCAGGAGGCACATAGGAAAGGGGGTTCACCTCTACTACGTAGGCGGTGAGGTGTACGCCGAGTGTCTATCCGATTCGGCCATTTTTGTACAGTCCAGGAATTGTAATCACCATCACGGATTTCATCCCAGCACCGTATGCAAAATACCACCAGGATGCTCGTTGAAGATATTCAACAATCAGGAGTTCGCGCAGCTACTCTCGCAAAGCGTTAATCACGGATTTGAGGCCGTCTACGAGTTGACCAAAATGTGCACTATTAG gATGTCTTTCGTCAAGGGTTGGGGCGCTGAATACCATCGCCAAGATGTCACCTCGACTCCGTGCTGGATTGAAGCGCATCTTCACGGCCCTCTTCAGTGGCTAGATAAAGTTTTAACCCAAATGGGTTCACCCCACAACGCGATAAGTTCCGTGTCGTAG